One region of Streptomyces subrutilus genomic DNA includes:
- a CDS encoding DUF397 domain-containing protein, whose amino-acid sequence MDHAYNGMAAAELASLFELTWQKSRHSNSQGSCVEFARLPGGDVAMRNSRFPDGPALVYTPAEIEALLLGVKDGEFDHLIG is encoded by the coding sequence GTGGACCACGCGTACAACGGGATGGCAGCTGCAGAACTCGCTTCCTTGTTTGAGCTGACCTGGCAGAAGAGCAGACACAGCAACTCGCAGGGATCCTGCGTGGAGTTCGCGCGACTGCCCGGCGGCGATGTCGCCATGCGCAACTCGCGGTTTCCGGACGGCCCGGCGCTCGTCTACACGCCGGCCGAGATAGAGGCCCTGCTCCTGGGCGTCAAGGACGGCGAGTTCGATCACCTGATCGGCTGA
- a CDS encoding DinB family protein: protein MAQVSTEIPGDERGTLLAFVEAQRAALRESVLGLSEEQAASRPSASELSLSGLLKHAGEVELNWLRLAQQRPGGTSQAEPGGEERRTEADWGDAFRLTEGESIPAVLASWEGVSKELEAFVMALPSLDEAFPLPPAPWFPQDAKVSMRWLLLHLVEEYARHAGHADIIRESIDGTKAMG from the coding sequence ATGGCTCAGGTTTCCACCGAGATCCCCGGCGACGAGCGCGGCACGCTCCTCGCCTTCGTCGAGGCCCAGCGCGCCGCCCTGCGCGAATCGGTGCTCGGGCTGAGCGAGGAGCAGGCCGCGAGCCGCCCCAGCGCCAGCGAGCTGTCCCTGTCCGGGCTGCTCAAGCACGCGGGCGAGGTCGAGCTCAACTGGCTGCGGCTGGCCCAGCAGCGGCCCGGGGGCACCTCCCAGGCGGAGCCTGGGGGAGAGGAGCGGCGCACCGAGGCCGACTGGGGCGATGCCTTCCGCCTGACCGAGGGCGAGTCCATCCCCGCCGTCCTGGCCTCCTGGGAGGGGGTCTCCAAGGAGCTGGAGGCCTTCGTTATGGCCCTGCCCAGCCTCGACGAGGCCTTTCCGCTGCCCCCGGCGCCCTGGTTCCCCCAGGACGCCAAGGTCTCGATGCGCTGGCTGCTGCTGCACCTGGTGGAGGAGTACGCCCGGCACGCGGGCCACGCGGACATCATCCGCGAGAGCATCGACGGCACCAAGGCCATGGGCTGA
- a CDS encoding helix-turn-helix domain-containing protein translates to MGRAVLVTAEASGSVVRRILLGSQLRRLRESRGITREAAGYSIRASESKISRLELGRVSFKARDVEDLLTLYGVTDNAERESLLGLVREANATGWWHSYGDVLPGWFQTYIGLEGAASLIRIYEVQFVHGLLQTEAYAHAVVSRGMPGATAAEIDRRVALRLERQKVLVSENAPVFHAVLDEAALRRPYGDRDVMRGQLEHLIEVSQRPNVQLQVMPFSFGGHAGESGAFTLLRFPESDLQDIVYLEQLTSALYLDKDEEVGQYERAMERLQADCPDADRTRDLLRGLLQLS, encoded by the coding sequence ATGGGGAGGGCAGTACTAGTGACCGCAGAAGCGAGCGGTTCCGTGGTGCGCCGCATCCTCCTGGGCTCACAGCTCAGGCGACTCCGAGAATCCCGCGGCATCACCCGTGAGGCGGCCGGCTACTCGATCCGCGCATCCGAATCGAAGATCAGCCGCTTGGAGTTGGGAAGGGTGAGCTTCAAGGCCAGAGACGTGGAGGACCTCCTCACGCTCTACGGGGTCACGGACAACGCCGAGCGCGAGTCCCTCCTGGGACTGGTCCGCGAGGCCAACGCGACCGGCTGGTGGCACAGTTACGGCGACGTGCTGCCCGGCTGGTTCCAGACCTACATCGGGCTGGAGGGCGCCGCCTCGCTCATCCGGATCTACGAAGTCCAGTTCGTCCACGGCCTGTTGCAGACCGAGGCCTACGCCCACGCCGTCGTCAGCCGCGGCATGCCCGGTGCCACCGCCGCCGAGATCGACCGCCGCGTCGCGCTGCGCCTCGAGCGCCAGAAGGTCCTCGTCTCCGAGAACGCCCCGGTCTTCCACGCCGTGCTCGACGAGGCCGCCCTGCGCCGCCCGTACGGCGACCGCGACGTCATGCGCGGCCAGCTGGAGCACCTCATCGAGGTCTCCCAGCGGCCCAACGTGCAGCTCCAGGTGATGCCCTTCTCCTTCGGCGGCCACGCGGGCGAGAGCGGAGCCTTCACCCTGCTGCGCTTCCCCGAGTCCGACCTCCAGGACATCGTCTATCTGGAACAGCTCACCAGCGCCCTCTACCTGGACAAGGACGAGGAAGTGGGGCAGTACGAGCGGGCGATGGAGCGGCTTCAGGCCGATTGCCCCGACGCGGACCGGACCCGGGATCTTCTCCGCGGTCTGCTCCAACTGTCCTGA
- a CDS encoding winged helix-turn-helix transcriptional regulator — protein MSPGHTEITAPVVSCDDDCGIRDVLDRLGDKWSVLVVVQLAAGVHRFKELQRAVDGVSQRMLTLTVRRLERDGLVTRTVHPTVPPQVEYELTALGHSLTHLVKGLADWSLAHRPQIEAARRAWDAKADMPS, from the coding sequence ATGTCACCAGGGCACACGGAGATAACCGCCCCCGTCGTCAGTTGCGACGACGACTGCGGCATCCGCGACGTCCTCGACCGGCTCGGCGACAAGTGGTCCGTCCTCGTCGTGGTCCAGCTCGCGGCCGGGGTCCACCGCTTCAAGGAGCTCCAGCGCGCGGTCGACGGCGTCTCGCAGCGGATGCTCACCCTCACCGTCCGCCGGCTGGAGCGCGACGGCCTGGTCACGCGGACCGTGCACCCCACCGTGCCCCCGCAGGTCGAGTACGAGCTGACCGCGCTCGGCCACAGCCTGACCCACCTGGTCAAGGGCCTCGCCGACTGGTCGCTCGCCCACCGGCCGCAGATCGAGGCCGCCCGCCGGGCATGGGACGCGAAGGCGGACATGCCAAGCTGA
- a CDS encoding ATP-binding cassette domain-containing protein yields the protein MAISLEGVHKRYGDKHALAGLDLEVARGTVHAVLGPNGAGKTTAVRIMSTLLRPDEGVVRVAGHDVRTDAAAVRSRIGLLGQHAALDEELDGRQNLEMFGRLYHLGGRRAGVRADELLERFGLSDTGRKPVKKYSGGMRRRLDLAASLITDPEVLFLDEPTTGLDPRGRAEVWSAVRSLVGGGTTVLLTTQYLEEADQLADRIALIDAGRVAREGTADELKAMVGADRIVVVLRDPARLAEAAALLPNPSVDPDTSTLGFPVEDRMAGLALTLRALEGAGIEAEDLAVRRPTLDEVFLHLTGRSDREGVAA from the coding sequence TTGGCGATCTCCCTCGAAGGTGTCCACAAGCGGTACGGCGACAAGCACGCCCTGGCCGGGCTCGACCTGGAGGTGGCGCGCGGCACGGTCCACGCGGTGCTCGGCCCCAACGGGGCCGGCAAGACCACGGCGGTGCGGATCATGAGCACCCTGCTGCGCCCCGACGAGGGCGTGGTGCGGGTGGCCGGCCACGACGTGCGGACCGACGCGGCGGCCGTCCGCTCCCGGATCGGGCTGCTGGGCCAGCACGCGGCGCTCGACGAGGAACTGGACGGGCGCCAGAACCTGGAGATGTTCGGCCGCCTCTACCACCTGGGCGGGCGGCGGGCCGGAGTGCGGGCGGACGAGCTGCTCGAGCGCTTCGGCCTGTCGGACACCGGCCGCAAGCCGGTGAAGAAGTACAGCGGCGGCATGCGCCGCCGCCTGGACCTCGCGGCGTCCCTGATCACGGATCCGGAGGTGCTGTTCCTGGACGAGCCGACCACCGGACTCGACCCGCGCGGCCGCGCCGAGGTGTGGAGCGCGGTCCGCTCCCTGGTCGGCGGCGGCACCACCGTCCTGCTGACCACGCAGTACCTGGAGGAGGCCGACCAGCTGGCCGACCGCATCGCGCTGATCGACGCGGGGCGGGTGGCCCGGGAGGGCACGGCGGACGAGCTGAAGGCGATGGTCGGGGCGGACCGGATCGTGGTCGTCCTGCGGGACCCGGCGCGGCTGGCCGAGGCCGCGGCGCTGCTCCCGAACCCCTCGGTGGACCCGGACACCTCGACGCTCGGCTTCCCGGTGGAGGACAGGATGGCGGGCCTGGCCCTGACCCTGCGGGCGCTGGAGGGCGCCGGCATCGAGGCGGAGGACCTCGCGGTCCGGCGGCCCACGCTGGACGAGGTCTTCCTGCACCTGACGGGCCGGTCCGACCGTGAGGGCGTGGCGGCATGA
- a CDS encoding PadR family transcriptional regulator, whose product MSAIRLLVLGAVRQHGRAHGYQVRNDLEYWGAHEWSNTKPGSIYHALKQMAKQGVLHAHEVAPSAAGGPPRTEYEVTDAGRAEYFRLLREALAAYDQKTDVLSAAIGFMVDLPRAEVLELLGERLSKLAGWRSAVTDYYTPESGPGQLGHIGEIMHMWVHSADAEAEWTRGLIARIEGGAYSFAGEGGEPFLGVLADSGENAYAQSGPSRP is encoded by the coding sequence ATGTCAGCGATCCGGCTTCTCGTCCTCGGTGCCGTCCGCCAGCACGGGCGGGCGCACGGGTACCAGGTGCGCAACGACCTCGAATACTGGGGCGCGCACGAGTGGTCCAACACCAAGCCCGGGTCGATCTACCACGCGCTGAAGCAGATGGCGAAGCAGGGCGTCCTGCACGCCCACGAGGTGGCGCCCAGCGCCGCCGGCGGGCCGCCGCGCACCGAGTACGAGGTCACGGACGCGGGGCGCGCGGAGTACTTCAGGCTGCTGCGCGAGGCCTTGGCGGCGTATGACCAGAAGACGGACGTGCTGTCCGCGGCGATCGGCTTCATGGTCGATCTGCCGCGGGCCGAGGTCCTGGAGCTGCTCGGCGAGCGGCTGTCGAAGCTGGCGGGCTGGCGGTCGGCGGTGACGGACTACTACACGCCGGAGTCCGGGCCCGGGCAGCTGGGGCACATCGGCGAGATCATGCACATGTGGGTCCACTCCGCGGACGCGGAGGCGGAGTGGACGCGGGGCTTGATCGCCCGGATCGAGGGGGGCGCGTACTCCTTCGCGGGCGAGGGCGGCGAGCCGTTCCTCGGGGTCCTCGCCGACAGCGGGGAGAACGCGTACGCGCAGTCCGGCCCGTCCCGCCCGTAG
- a CDS encoding MerR family transcriptional regulator has product MGYSVGQVAGFAGVTVRTLHHYDEIGLLSPSGRSHAGHRRYDDADLDRLQRILFYRELGFPLDEVAVLLDDPESDPREHLRRQHALLTDRIARLQQMAKAVEHAMEAKKMGINLTPEEKFEVFGEHDPEQYEEEVRERWGGTEAYAESQRRAASYTKDDWQRIQDQSAEWGSRYAALMEAGEPAEGERAMDLAEEHRLHITTWFYDCPYEMHTCLGEMYVADERFKAFYDALRPGLAEHLRDAILANAVHRA; this is encoded by the coding sequence ATGGGCTACTCCGTGGGCCAGGTCGCCGGATTCGCCGGAGTCACGGTGCGCACCCTGCACCACTACGACGAGATCGGCCTGCTCTCGCCGAGCGGCCGCAGCCACGCGGGTCACCGTCGCTACGACGACGCCGACCTGGACCGGCTGCAGCGGATCCTGTTCTACCGGGAGCTCGGCTTCCCCCTCGACGAGGTCGCGGTCCTGCTGGACGACCCGGAATCGGATCCGCGGGAGCATCTGCGCCGGCAGCATGCCCTGCTGACCGACCGGATCGCCCGGCTCCAGCAGATGGCCAAGGCCGTTGAGCACGCCATGGAGGCGAAGAAGATGGGCATCAACCTCACGCCCGAGGAGAAGTTCGAGGTCTTCGGGGAGCACGACCCCGAGCAGTACGAGGAGGAAGTGCGGGAGCGGTGGGGCGGCACCGAGGCCTACGCCGAGTCGCAGCGCCGCGCCGCCTCGTACACGAAGGACGACTGGCAGCGGATCCAGGACCAGTCCGCCGAGTGGGGCAGCCGCTACGCGGCCCTCATGGAGGCCGGCGAGCCCGCCGAGGGCGAGCGCGCGATGGACCTGGCCGAGGAGCACCGGCTCCACATCACCACCTGGTTCTACGACTGCCCGTACGAGATGCACACCTGCCTGGGTGAGATGTACGTCGCGGACGAGCGCTTCAAGGCGTTCTACGACGCCCTGCGGCCCGGTCTCGCCGAGCACCTGCGGGACGCGATCCTGGCCAACGCCGTGCACAGGGCGTAG
- a CDS encoding aldehyde dehydrogenase family protein — MSIFSDLAHQYIDGEWLAGTGSWDIIDVNPYNGEKLAAITVATVEQVDQAYRGAERAQREWAATSPYTRRAVLERALRITEEREKEIVEAMIDELGGTRPKAEYEIYLAKEFMREAMQLAVRPEGRILCSLVEGKENRVQRLPVGVITVISPFNFPFLVALKSVAPALALGNAVVIKPNQNAPVVGGGVIAKIFEDAGLPAGLLNVLVTDIAEIGDALLTHPVPKVISFAGSDRVGRHVGAVAARHFKRTVLELSGNSALVVLDDADLDYAVDAAVFSRFVYQGQVCMAANRILVDASVAEEFTEKFTARVRALKTGDPHEADTHIGPLINSFQADALTALVDQALEAGARALVRGSTRGNLVEPTVLTGLPEDSPLMGQEIFGPVALLVVFDGEDEAVRLTNATPYGLSGAVHTRDVERGVRFAQRIETGMIHVNDSTIGDEPLAAFGGEKASGLGRLGGEATVEAFTTQKWISVQHGRSRFPF, encoded by the coding sequence ATGTCCATATTCAGCGACCTGGCTCACCAGTACATCGACGGCGAATGGCTGGCCGGTACCGGTTCGTGGGACATCATCGACGTCAACCCCTACAACGGGGAGAAGCTCGCGGCCATCACGGTGGCCACCGTCGAGCAGGTGGACCAGGCCTACCGCGGCGCCGAGCGCGCCCAGCGGGAATGGGCCGCCACCAGCCCCTACACCAGACGCGCGGTCCTGGAGCGCGCCCTGCGGATCACCGAGGAGCGCGAGAAGGAGATCGTCGAGGCGATGATCGACGAGCTCGGCGGGACCCGTCCCAAGGCCGAGTACGAGATCTACCTCGCCAAGGAGTTCATGCGCGAGGCGATGCAGCTCGCCGTCCGCCCCGAGGGCCGCATCCTGTGCTCGCTTGTCGAGGGCAAGGAGAACCGGGTGCAGAGACTCCCGGTCGGCGTGATCACCGTGATCAGCCCCTTCAACTTCCCCTTCCTGGTCGCCCTGAAATCCGTCGCCCCGGCGCTGGCGCTGGGCAACGCGGTGGTGATCAAGCCGAACCAGAACGCGCCCGTGGTCGGCGGCGGGGTCATCGCCAAGATCTTCGAGGACGCGGGGCTGCCGGCCGGGCTGCTGAACGTCCTGGTCACCGACATCGCCGAGATCGGCGACGCGCTCCTGACCCACCCCGTCCCCAAGGTCATCTCCTTCGCGGGCTCGGACCGGGTCGGCCGGCACGTCGGGGCGGTCGCCGCCCGCCACTTCAAGCGCACGGTCCTGGAGCTCAGCGGCAACAGCGCGCTCGTCGTCCTCGACGACGCCGACCTCGACTACGCGGTGGACGCGGCCGTCTTCAGCCGCTTCGTCTACCAGGGCCAGGTCTGCATGGCCGCCAACCGCATCCTGGTCGACGCCTCGGTCGCGGAGGAGTTCACCGAGAAGTTCACCGCCCGCGTGCGCGCCCTGAAGACGGGCGACCCGCACGAGGCCGACACCCACATCGGCCCGCTGATCAACTCCTTCCAGGCCGACGCCCTGACCGCGCTGGTGGACCAGGCCCTGGAAGCCGGGGCGCGGGCCCTCGTACGGGGGTCTACGCGCGGCAACCTGGTCGAGCCGACCGTGCTGACCGGCCTCCCCGAGGACTCCCCGCTGATGGGCCAGGAGATCTTCGGCCCGGTGGCCCTGCTGGTGGTCTTCGACGGCGAGGACGAGGCCGTACGGCTGACCAACGCCACCCCGTACGGTCTGAGCGGGGCCGTGCACACCCGGGACGTGGAGCGCGGCGTCCGCTTCGCGCAGCGGATCGAGACGGGGATGATCCACGTCAACGACTCCACGATCGGGGACGAGCCGCTGGCCGCCTTCGGCGGGGAGAAGGCCTCGGGGCTGGGCCGCCTCGGCGGCGAGGCCACCGTGGAGGCCTTCACCACCCAGAAGTGGATCTCGGTACAGCACGGACGCAGCCGGTTCCCGTTCTGA
- a CDS encoding DUF2786 domain-containing protein — MGREGGHAKLRGVRDLAGTVDRAFAAALYAQDDTGLDTGASLLVAESERWAAVGRELLGRGEAYVRQAWERGWQPADVLRLVRRDLEERHLRIAGDVIAAEARRYARLPERWTEAEAWWGEDGSYAERLAQRERTDRFTLATAFLEVFRLLIRLPSIEPVGPLPGDPADALAEHAHIEPRMLGRIRALLAKAEATTYPEEAEALSAKAQELMARHTVDEALLAAAGGGKGPAQVPGACRIGVEPPYEEAKAVLLDAVATANRCRAVWNGGFEFSTVVGFESDLEAVELLYTSLLVQGTAAMTRAEAAQRAGGRKRTKTFRQSFLLAYASRLGRRLAETVQAAEREVSGTAEHLPALVARDVAVTSRAEEMFPRTTMTRLRGASDHAGWEDGTAAADAAHVGGRRPPLPR, encoded by the coding sequence ATGGGACGCGAAGGCGGACATGCCAAGCTGAGAGGTGTGAGAGACCTTGCCGGAACCGTCGACCGAGCCTTCGCCGCCGCCCTCTACGCCCAGGACGACACCGGGCTGGACACCGGGGCGTCCCTGCTCGTCGCCGAGAGCGAGCGGTGGGCCGCGGTCGGTCGGGAGCTGCTGGGGCGCGGGGAGGCGTACGTACGGCAGGCCTGGGAGCGCGGCTGGCAGCCGGCCGACGTGCTCCGGCTGGTCCGCCGGGACCTGGAGGAGCGGCACCTGCGGATCGCCGGGGACGTGATCGCCGCCGAGGCGCGCCGCTACGCCCGGCTCCCGGAGCGCTGGACCGAGGCCGAGGCGTGGTGGGGCGAGGACGGCTCGTACGCCGAGCGGCTCGCGCAGCGGGAGCGGACGGACCGGTTCACGCTGGCCACCGCCTTTCTGGAGGTGTTCCGGCTGCTGATCCGGCTGCCGTCGATCGAACCGGTGGGCCCGCTGCCCGGCGACCCGGCGGACGCGCTCGCGGAGCACGCGCACATCGAGCCGCGCATGCTCGGCCGCATCCGCGCGCTGCTCGCGAAGGCCGAGGCGACCACGTATCCGGAGGAGGCGGAGGCGCTCAGCGCCAAGGCGCAGGAGCTGATGGCCCGGCACACCGTGGACGAGGCGCTGCTCGCGGCCGCCGGCGGCGGCAAGGGCCCGGCCCAGGTGCCGGGCGCCTGCCGGATCGGCGTCGAGCCGCCGTACGAGGAGGCCAAGGCGGTGCTGCTCGACGCGGTGGCCACCGCCAACCGTTGCCGGGCGGTGTGGAACGGCGGCTTCGAGTTCTCCACGGTGGTCGGCTTCGAGAGCGACCTGGAGGCGGTGGAGCTGCTGTACACCTCGCTGCTGGTGCAGGGCACGGCGGCGATGACCCGCGCGGAGGCGGCGCAGCGCGCGGGCGGGCGCAAGCGGACGAAGACCTTCCGGCAGTCGTTCCTGCTCGCGTACGCCAGTCGGCTCGGCCGCCGGCTCGCGGAGACCGTGCAGGCGGCCGAGCGGGAGGTGAGCGGGACCGCCGAGCACCTGCCGGCGCTGGTGGCCCGGGACGTGGCGGTGACCTCCCGGGCGGAGGAGATGTTCCCGCGGACGACGATGACGCGGTTGCGGGGTGCGAGTGACCACGCGGGGTGGGAGGACGGCACGGCCGCGGCGGATGCCGCCCACGTCGGCGGCCGCCGCCCCCCGCTGCCGCGCTAG
- a CDS encoding threonine/serine ThrE exporter family protein, producing MAEADGVEDRKPQSDEAHSAFTPPPGMEPEAPEDDQPTSEFALPAGAEPVQPEPEGSAFATPATYSAAHSPPAYTPGQGFPVARMKESPWQDRMRTMLRMPVDVRPVPDLVQRTAETGPAVGRVLDLTLRIGELLLAGGEGAEDVEAAMFAVARSYGLDRCEPTVTFTMLSITHQPSLVDDPVSANRTVRRRGTDYNRLSAVFRLVDDISAHEIDVSLEEAYRRLAEIRRNRHPYPGWMLTAAAGLLAGAASTLVGGGVLVFIAAALGAVLGDRLAWLCAGRGLPEFYQFVVAAMPPAAIGVALNMTGIDVKASAVITGGLFALLPGRALVAAVQDGLTGYYITASARLLEVMYLFIGIIMGVLVVLYIGLQFDASPRPEEVLEIQQRPWVQIAASMVLVFTFAVLLQQERSTVWIVTLNGAVAWVTFGALHYAGDIPPVPSTAIAAGLVGLFGQLFSRYRFASALPYTTAAIGPLLPGSATYYGLLLIAENRLNEGLGSLVNAAAIALAIAIGVNLGSEASRLFMRIPGAASAAKRRAAKRTRGF from the coding sequence GTGGCGGAAGCCGATGGGGTGGAGGACCGCAAGCCCCAGTCCGACGAGGCGCACAGCGCCTTCACACCGCCGCCCGGGATGGAGCCCGAGGCTCCGGAGGACGACCAGCCCACTTCGGAGTTCGCGCTTCCGGCCGGGGCGGAGCCGGTGCAGCCCGAGCCCGAGGGCTCGGCCTTCGCGACCCCGGCCACCTACAGCGCCGCGCACTCCCCGCCCGCCTACACCCCAGGCCAGGGCTTCCCCGTCGCCCGGATGAAGGAGTCCCCCTGGCAGGACCGCATGCGCACCATGCTGCGCATGCCGGTGGACGTGCGGCCGGTACCGGACCTCGTGCAGCGGACGGCCGAGACGGGCCCGGCCGTGGGCCGCGTCCTCGACCTGACCCTGCGCATCGGGGAGCTGCTCCTCGCCGGCGGCGAGGGCGCCGAGGACGTCGAGGCCGCCATGTTCGCGGTGGCCCGCTCCTACGGACTGGACCGCTGCGAGCCCACGGTCACCTTCACCATGCTGTCGATCACCCACCAGCCCTCGCTGGTGGACGACCCGGTGTCGGCCAACCGGACCGTGCGCCGCCGCGGCACCGACTACAACCGGCTCTCCGCCGTCTTCCGGCTGGTGGACGACATCAGCGCCCACGAGATCGACGTCTCGCTGGAGGAGGCCTACCGCCGCCTCGCCGAGATCCGCCGCAACCGCCACCCGTACCCCGGCTGGATGCTCACGGCAGCCGCCGGGCTCCTCGCCGGTGCGGCTTCCACGCTGGTCGGCGGCGGGGTGCTGGTGTTCATCGCGGCGGCCCTCGGCGCGGTCCTCGGCGACCGGCTGGCCTGGCTGTGCGCCGGGCGCGGGCTGCCGGAGTTCTACCAGTTCGTGGTCGCCGCGATGCCGCCGGCCGCGATCGGGGTGGCGCTCAACATGACGGGGATCGACGTCAAGGCCTCCGCCGTGATCACCGGCGGGCTCTTCGCGCTGCTGCCCGGACGGGCCCTGGTCGCTGCGGTGCAGGACGGGCTGACCGGCTACTACATCACCGCCTCGGCCCGGCTGCTGGAGGTCATGTACCTCTTCATCGGCATCATCATGGGCGTGCTGGTCGTGCTCTACATCGGCCTGCAGTTCGACGCCTCGCCGCGCCCGGAGGAGGTCCTGGAGATCCAGCAGCGGCCGTGGGTCCAGATCGCCGCCTCGATGGTGCTGGTCTTCACCTTCGCGGTCCTGCTCCAGCAGGAGCGGTCCACCGTGTGGATCGTGACGCTGAACGGCGCGGTCGCGTGGGTGACCTTCGGGGCCCTGCACTACGCGGGCGACATCCCGCCCGTGCCGTCCACCGCCATCGCCGCGGGTCTGGTCGGCCTGTTCGGGCAGCTCTTCTCCCGCTACCGCTTCGCCTCCGCCCTGCCCTACACGACCGCGGCCATCGGGCCGCTGCTACCGGGTTCGGCGACGTACTACGGGCTGCTGCTGATCGCCGAGAACCGGCTGAACGAGGGCCTCGGCTCGCTCGTGAACGCCGCCGCCATCGCCCTGGCCATCGCGATCGGCGTCAACCTGGGCTCCGAGGCCTCCCGCCTGTTCATGCGGATCCCGGGCGCCGCCAGCGCCGCCAAGCGCCGCGCCGCGAAGCGGACCCGCGGCTTCTGA
- a CDS encoding ABC transporter permease, with the protein MSATWAVSDSWTMTRRELAHWARQPVQVVVGLVFPVMLLLMFGFLVGGGRGIDGEYVEFLVPGMFALTMAFGLEATMTAVTRDLEKGVVDRFRAMPMSSSAVLVGRSVADMIQSAVGLVVLAGVGLLLGWRWHGSAAAALAAFALLLLLRFAMLWIGIHLGMVAGRPELVQAVQILVWPVGFLSNAFATPQSMPGWLGAVVEWNPMSATATAVRDLFGNPAAASASAAPSWAFEHAGLLAVGWPLLLLAVFFPLAVRRFRGLSK; encoded by the coding sequence ATGAGCGCGACCTGGGCGGTCTCGGACTCCTGGACGATGACCCGGCGCGAGCTGGCGCACTGGGCGCGGCAGCCGGTGCAGGTGGTCGTCGGACTGGTCTTCCCGGTGATGCTGCTGCTGATGTTCGGCTTCCTGGTGGGCGGCGGCCGCGGGATCGACGGGGAGTACGTCGAGTTCCTGGTGCCGGGCATGTTCGCGCTGACCATGGCCTTCGGGCTGGAGGCGACGATGACGGCGGTCACCCGGGACCTGGAGAAGGGGGTCGTCGACCGGTTCCGGGCCATGCCGATGTCCTCCTCGGCGGTCCTGGTCGGCCGCAGCGTCGCCGACATGATCCAGTCGGCGGTGGGGCTCGTGGTCCTGGCGGGGGTCGGGCTGCTGCTCGGCTGGCGCTGGCACGGCTCGGCCGCGGCGGCGCTGGCGGCCTTCGCGTTGCTCCTGCTGCTGCGGTTCGCGATGCTGTGGATCGGGATCCACCTGGGCATGGTCGCGGGCCGGCCGGAGCTGGTGCAGGCGGTGCAGATCCTGGTGTGGCCGGTGGGCTTCCTGTCCAACGCCTTCGCCACCCCGCAGTCGATGCCGGGCTGGCTGGGGGCGGTGGTCGAGTGGAACCCGATGTCGGCGACGGCGACGGCGGTGCGCGACCTGTTCGGCAACCCGGCGGCGGCCTCCGCCTCGGCCGCGCCGTCCTGGGCCTTCGAGCACGCCGGCCTGCTGGCCGTCGGCTGGCCGCTCCTGCTGCTGGCGGTCTTCTTCCCGCTGGCGGTGCGCCGCTTCCGGGGCCTGAGCAAGTAG
- a CDS encoding ATP-binding protein: MLEPLRQGLPPVDPTAVSGSASCALPARLEAVRGARSFCRSTLAQWDLDERFDDVALVVSELVTNALRHALPEEPRGAGGEAEPAVRLHLMRWSTRLVCAVRDPSEDRPGGSFSPEHTEENCDLESGRGLFLVDSYSDSWGWHPLAGRLTGKVVWALFLLHD, encoded by the coding sequence ATGCTCGAGCCGTTACGGCAGGGGCTTCCCCCGGTCGACCCCACGGCTGTGTCCGGGTCCGCGTCCTGCGCTCTGCCCGCCCGCCTCGAAGCCGTCCGGGGGGCACGTTCCTTCTGCCGCTCGACGCTGGCGCAGTGGGACCTCGACGAGCGGTTCGACGATGTCGCGCTGGTCGTCTCCGAGCTCGTCACCAACGCGCTGCGCCACGCCCTGCCCGAGGAACCGCGCGGCGCGGGCGGCGAGGCGGAGCCGGCGGTACGGCTGCACCTGATGCGGTGGAGCACCCGGCTGGTGTGCGCGGTGCGCGACCCCAGCGAGGACCGGCCCGGGGGCTCCTTCTCCCCCGAGCACACGGAGGAGAACTGCGACCTGGAGTCCGGGCGCGGGCTCTTCCTGGTGGACTCCTACAGCGACAGCTGGGGCTGGCACCCGCTCGCGGGCCGGCTGACCGGCAAGGTGGTCTGGGCGCTGTTCCTGCTCCACGACTGA